A window of Stutzerimonas stutzeri genomic DNA:
GGAGGACGTCGGCATCACCCTCGGCCAGGCCTTTACCAAGGCCATCGGCGACAAGAAGGGCATGACCCGCTACGGGCATTCCTACGTGCCGCTGGACGAGGCGCTGTCGCGCGTAGTGATCGACTTTTCCGGTCGTCCGGGCCTGCAGATGCACGTGCCCTTCACTCGCGCCATGGTCGGTGGCTTCGACGTCGACCTGTTCCAGGAATTCTTCCAGGGCTTCGTCAACCACGCGCTGGTGAGCCTGCATATCGACAACCTGCGTGGGCAGAACACCCACCACCAGATCGAGACCGTGTTCAAGGCCTTCGGCCGCGCGCTGCGCATGGCCGTCGAGCTGGATCCGCGCATGGCCGGACAGATGCCGTCCACCAAAGGGTGCCTGTAATGCAGACCGTTGCCGTCATCGACTACGGCATGGGCAATCTGCATTCGGTGGCCAAGGCGCTGGAGCACGTCGGTGCTGGTCGTGTGCTGATTACCAGCGATGCGCAGGTCATCCGTGAAGCCGACCGCGTGGTGTTTCCCGGCGTCGGCGCGATTCGCGACTGCATGGCGGAGATTCGCCGGTTGGGCTTCGACGAGCTGGTCCGCGAAGTCAGCCAGGACCGCCCGTTCCTCGGCATCTGCGTCGGCATGCAGGCGCTGATGGAGCACAGCGAGGAGAACGACGGCGTCGACTGCATCGGCCTGTTCCCCGGCCAGGTACGCTTCTTCGGCAAGGACCTGCACGAGGACGGCGAGCACCTGAAGGTGCCGCACATGGGCTGGAACGAGGTCAAGCAGGTGGTCGACCATCCGCTCTGGCACGCGATTCCGGACAATGGCCGCTTCTATTTCGTGCACAGCTACTACATCGAGGCCGGCAACCCGCGGCAGGTGGTCGGTCGCGGCCACTACGGCAACGATTTCGCCGCCGCGCTGGCCGATGGCTCGCGCTTCGCCGTGCAGTTCCACCCGGAGAAGAGCCACACCCACGGCCTGCAGTTGCTGCAGAACTTCGCCGCCTGGGATGGCCGCTGGTAAATGAGCCGGGCCAAGCTCAAACCGCCGGTCCTGACGCTGGATGCCGCTCAGGAGCAGGCTGCGCAGCAGGTCATCAAGCGTTTTCTGGAGGATCGCTTCGAACTTGAGCTCGGCTCGTTCGAGGCGCAGGAAGTGCTTGATCTGTTCGCCCGTGAAATCGCGCCGCTGTATTACAACAAGGCGATCTTCGACGTGCAGACGCACCTGAAGGAAAGGTTCGAAAGCATCGAAAGCGACTTGTGGGCACTCGAGAAGAGCTGACCCTTAACCGACATTTGATTTGAACAGGTTCGAGCCATGCTGATTATTCCCGCTATCGATCTGAAAGACGGCGCCTGCGTGCGTCTGCGCCAGGGCCTGATGGACGATGCCACGGTGTTTTCCGATGACCCGGTGGCCATGGCTGCCAAGTGGGTCGAGGCCGGTTGCCGTCGGCTGCACCTGGTCGACCTCAACGGCGCCTTCGAAGGCCAGCCGGTCAATGGCGAGGTGGTCACCGCCATCGCCAAGCGTTATCCGAACCTGCCGATCCAGATCGGCGGTGGCATCCGTTCACTGGAAACCATCGAGCACTACGTGCGCGCTGGCGTCAGCTACGTGATCATCGGCACCAAGGCGGTCAAGCAGCCGGAGTTCGTTGGTGAGGCCTGCCGCGCCTTTCCGGGCAAGGTCATCGTCGGTCTGGATGCCAAGGATGGCTTCGTCGCCACCGACGGCTGGGCCGAAGTCTCCACGGTGCAGGCGGTCGATCTGGCGCGCCGTTTCGAGGCCGATGGCGTCTCGGCGATCGTCTACACCGACATCGCCAAGGACGGCATGATGCAGGGCTGCAACGTCGAAGCCACCGTGGCCCTGGCCAACGCCAGCCGCATCCCGGTGATCGCTTCTGGTGGCATCCACAACATCGGCGATATCCAGAAGTTGCTCGACACCAACACCCGCGGGATCGTCGGTGCCATCACTGGCCGCGCGATCTACGAAGGCACGCTGGATGTGGCCGAAGCGCAGGCGCTTTGCGACCTGAAGTACAAGGACGAGTGATTCGCTGATCTGCGGTGGATCGGTGAAGCGCGATCCACCCTACACGCTACCTGCAGCTTGAAGCCTGCGGCTTGAAGAAGCTGCTTTCGGAGAAAGCCATGGCCCTGGCCAAACGCATCATTCCCTGCCTCGACGTGGACAACGGCCGCGTGGTCAAGGGCGTTCAGTTCGAGAACATCCGCGACGCCGGTGACCCGGTGGAAATCGCCCGCCGCTACGACGAGCAGGGCGCCGACGAGATTACCTTTCTCGATATCACCGCCAGCGTCGACAACCGCGATACCACGCTGCATACCGTCGAGCGCATGGCCAGCCAGGTGTTCATCCCGCTGACCGTGGGCGGTGGCGTGCGCAGCGTGCAAGACATCCGCAACCTGCTCAACGCCGGCGCCGACAAGGTCTCGATCAACACCGCCGCGGTGTTCAACCCCGAGTTCGTTGGCGAGGCTGCTGATCGCTTCGGCTCACAGTGCATCGTCGTCGCCATCGATGCGAAAAAGGTCTCTGCGCCGGGTGAGCCTGGCCGCTGGGAAATCTTCACCCATGGCGGGCGCAAACCCACCGGACTGGATGCGGTGGCCTGGGCGAAGAAGATGGAAGACCTGGGCGCTGGAGAGATCCTGCTGACCAGCATGGATCAGGATGGCGTGAAGAGCGGCTACGACCTGGGCGTCACCCGGGCCATCAGCGAAGCGTTGTGCATTCCGGTGATCGCCTCCGGTGGCGTCGGCAATCTGCAGCACCTGGCCGACGGCATCCTCGAAGGCAAGGCCGACGCGGTACTCGCGGCCAGCATTTTCCACTTCGGCGAGTACACCATCCCGGAAGCCAAGGCCTATCTGGCTGCCCGCGGCATCGTGATGCGTTGATTACGGCGCCCGTTTGAACAAGGCTTAAGCTCGATACAAGGACACGTCCGCGGCTGTTGCGGACAGGCACTCAGGAGATTTCTCGCATGCTCAAGACAATCGCTTCCATGGCCGCTGCGGCGCTGCTGTTCGGCGCCACGCTGGGCCACGCGCAGACACCGGTGAAAATCGACCTGCTGACGGAGAACTTCCCGCCTTACAACATGGCGGCTGACGGCAAGAACTTCGCCCGCGATGAAAACATCAGCGGTATCGCCGTGGACATCGTGCGCGAGATGTTCAAGCGCGCCGGCGTCGACTACAGCCTGACGTTGCGCTTCCCCTGGGAGCGCATCTACGGCATGGCGCTGGAGAAGCCGAACTACGGCGTGTTCGTCACGGCGCGTCTGCCTGAGCGTGAAGAGCTGTTCAAATGGGTCGGCCCGATCGGCCCGGACGATTGGGTATTGCTGGCTCGCGGCGACAGCCCGATCAACCTGACCAGCCTGGAACAGGCCAGCCAGTACAGCGTGGGTGCCTACAAGGGCGACGCCATCGCTGAGCATCTGGACGGTCAAGGCCTGAAGCCGGTGCTTGCCCTGCGCGATCAGGAGAACGTGAAGAAGCTGATCGACGGCAAGATCGACCTCTGGGCCACCGGTGACCCCGCAGGCCGTTACCTGGCGCGTCTGGAGGGCGTAACGGGGCTCAAGCGTGTGCTGCGCTTCGACAATGCGGAGCTGTACCTGGCGCTGAACAAGCAGGTCGCTGACGAAACCGTGCAGAAGCTGCAAAAGGCGCTCGACCAGATGCGCAGCGAAGGCGTGATCGACGCGATCAACGCACGTTACCTCTGATCCCCTTCGCTCAGCGCGCCCTGCGTTGAGCGTAATGTGATGGCGGCGCGCCGGTAGGGTGCGCTACCCATCCATCTCGCGCCGTTCTAGCGCGTCAATCGTTCCTTCTGTATCGCGCTTTCTGGACTACGCTGCTGCAGCGCTGTGCTGGTTCGCATCTTGCTTTCGACCGGTTCGGCCATGATCCGCGGAGGGCGGATCGAGGAATCCAGAACGAGGGAACGAGCCATGCTGAAAAGAATCCTTGCCACCATCACACTGCTGCTTTGCACCCAGGCGCACGCCGAGCTGGCTGACGACTACCGCGTCGTGCTGCTGACCGAGAATTTTCCACCATTCAACATGGCCGAAGACGGCAAGAACTACGCCGCCGATGCGAAGATCCACGGCATCAATGCCGACATCGTGCGCGAGATGTTCCGCCGCGCGAAGATCCGTTATGAGCTGAGCCTGCGTTTCCCTTGGGATCGCATCTATAAACAGGTACAGGAGCAGCCTGACCAGGGACTCTTTTCCACTACCTTCACCGCCGAGCGTGAGCCACAGTTCAAGTGGGTCGGCCCGCTGGCGAGCATCAGCTGGGTCCTGCTCGCGCCAGCCGACAGTCCTTTACGCCTGTCCGGATTGGACGAAGCGCGCAACCTGCGCATCGGTGCCTATAAGAACGATGCGGTGAGTCAGCATCTGGAAAGCAAGGGACTGGCACCGATCAACTCGCTGCGCGACCAGGAGAACGTTGGCAAGCTGCTCAAGGGGCAGATCGACGTCTGGGCGACAGCTGATCCGGTGGGACCCTATCTGGCCAAGCAGGAAGGCGTGACTGGCCTGAAGCCGGTGCTGCGCTTCAATGAGGCGCGATTGTTCCTAGCGCTCAACCGCGCGACGCCGGACGAAGTGGTCGAGCGCTTGCAACGGGCGCTGGATGCGATGCGCGCCGACGGCACGGTGGACGCAATGCTGCAGCGCTATCTCTGAGGCTCAGCGGTAAATGCCACCGCGGCCATGAGCGGCCATCGCCCGGTTGCTGCGCGTGGCAATCATCTGCCCCACATCGACCCATTCGATGCCCTGCGCCGACAGTCGTGGCAACTCGCGCTCCAGCAGGGCCAGAGTGCTCTCGTGGGGATGCCCGATGATCACCACCGAGCCCTGTTTGCGCGCCAGTGCGATTGCGGCGCGAAAGCGTTCGGCTACGGCCTCTGCCGAAGGGTTGTCGTCCAGAAAGATATCTCGCGACAGGCTGGCCAGTGCCGCGCGCTGTGCACTGGCAGCGGCCACGGTACGCGGGCTGGTGCGGCTGTCGAGGAAGAACAGGTGGCGGCGCTGCAGCTCGCCCATCAGCCAGCTCATCGGCTGTACCTGATCAGTCATGGCGCTACCCATGTGATTGTTCAGGCCGCTGGCATGCGGTACCGCAGCCAGCGCAGCGTCGAGGCGGCGGGCCAGTTCGTCATGCGGCAGCTCAGGACGCCAGGCGAAACGGCCCTGAGCGGGCGCCATCGGCATGTGCAGCATGACCGTCTTGCCGGCGCGATGGGCCTGCTCGGCCAGCGCAGCTGCGTGACGGGTGTCAGGGAGAATTGCCAGGGCTACCGGTCCCGGCAGTTGCAGCACGCGGCGATCGCGTGCCGGGTTCTGTCCGAGGTCGTCGATTATCAGGGTCAGCCGGGGCCTCGGCGTATGCTCCGGCGCGGCTGCGGGCTCGCTGGCGTATAGCGCCTGGCTGGCGAGCATCACCAATAGCGCCAGGCCCGATGCCCAGCCTGCCATCTTCACTGGCCGCGGGTGAGGTTCAGTCCCTTGAGCAGATTCAATGCCTGACCGAGCTGGTAGTCGTCGTCCTGCGGGCGCGGCGAGTCGCTGGCGATCTGGGTGGCGGTGGGGCGGTCCGGGCCGCCGTTGCCGTTGCCCAGATGGCCGGCAAGATCGGCCTCGCGGAAGCCATCGGCGGCCTGCTCGCGGGTCAGCTTGGCGCGCTCGACCTTGATGTCCGGCTCGATGCCCTGGGCCTGGATAGAACGGCCGTTGGGGGTGTAGTACAGCGCGGTGGTCAGCTTGAGCGCGCGATCATTGTTCAGCGGCAGCACGGTTTGTACCGAGCCCTTGCCGAAGCTGTCGGTGCCCATCACCACGCCGCGCTTGTGATCCTGCAGCGCGCCGGCAACGATCTCCGATGCCGAGGCGCTACCGCCATTGATCAGTACTACCAGTGGCACGCCCTCACTGGCATCGCCCGGGTCGGCGTTGAAGCGCAGCTCGGAATTGGCGATGCGGCCTTTGGTGTAGACGATCAGGCCCTTGGTGAGGAAGTGGTCGGAAATCTCGACTGCTGCCTGCAGTACGCCGCCGGGGTTGTTGCGCAGGTCGAGGACCAAGCCGTTCAGCTTCTTGCCGTCGTTGTCCCTCTTCAGCTTGGCCAGTGCCTTGCCGACTTCCTCGCCGGAATTGACCTGGAACTGGGTGACGCGCAGGTAACCGTAGCCGGGCTCCAGAATCTGGCTGCGGACGCTGCGCACCTTGATCACCGCGCGGGTCAGCTTCACATCGAATGGTTGGCCGCCTTCGCGCACCAGCGTCAGGCTGATGCTGCTGCCCGGCTTGCCGCGCATCTTGCCGATGGCGTCCATCATCGACAGGCCCTTGGTTGGCTGGCCATCGATCTTGACGATCAGGTCGCCGGCTTCGATACCGGCCTTCGATGCCGGGGTATCGTCGATCGGCGAGACGACCTTGATGAATCCGTCTTCCATGCCGACCTCGATGCCGAGGCCGCCGAATTCGCCGCTGGTGCTTTCCTGCAGCTCGGCGAACGCCTCGGGCTCCAGATACGCCGAATGCGGGTCGAGATTGCTGAGCATGCCCTTGATGGCGTTTTCCAGCAGGGTCTTGTCATCCACCGGCTCGACATAGGCGGCCTTGATGCGGTCCAACACCTCGGCGAAGGTGCGCAGTTCATCCAGTGGCAAGGGGGCCTTGGAGCTCGGCGCCGCAGCTTCCGCCGGTGGCTGCTGGGCCCAGGCGCCGCCGTGCATCCCCAGCAATATGGCCAGGGCGAGCGTGGATGGGCGGGCGAAACGGCGCAGGTGCAACATGTCGAACTCCAGTTATGAGAGGGCGCGCTTGGCAATGCGGGCGGCTCGGCAGGACCGAATACCGTAACTCGCTAGCCTTGCGCGCGACACCATTGGGCGGGGTCGCTGGGGCGGCCCTGCTGCCGAATGGCGAAATACAGTGCAGCGGTTTCCTGACCGCCGCTGGTGCCTACCGTGGCGATCGGATCGCCGGCCTTGACGATGTCGCCGGCGTCACGCAACAGGCTCTGGTTGTGACCATACAGGCTCAGGTAACCATTGCCGTGGTCGAGAATCACCAGCAGCCCGGCGCCACGTAGCCAGTCGGCAAATACTACCCGGCCGCCGTGCACGGCGCGGACTTGCGTGCCGACGCTGGCACCGATCAGTACGCCGTCCCACTTGGTTCGAGCGTCGCCGCCGCGCGGAGTGCCGTAGCGGGCGACGAGACGTCCATCGACCGGCCATGGCAGCTTGCCCTTGGCCTGGGAGAACGGCCCGCCGAAGTTGCCGCCGGCGCTGGACACCGTAGGCCCGCTCGGTGCCGGCGCTGCGCCGGCTGCCTGGCGCTGCTGCTCTCGCTGGCGCTCGGCTAGCAGAGCGCGCTGTCGCGCTTCTTCGGCTTCGCGCGCCTGGCGGGCCAGGGTCGCTTCGATGGTCTTGAGCACGCGCTCGAACTGGGCCTGCTCCTGACGGCGGGCTTGCAGCTTCTGCTCGCGGCTGGAGAGATCGCTATTGAGCTTGGCGAGGGTCTGCTGACGTTCCTTGCGCACCTCGGCGAGCTGATTGCGGCGCTCGAGCAGGCCATCCTTCTTCTCCGCCAGCAGGCTTTGCTGCGTGGCGATATCGGCTTCGACGTTGGCCAGCTGGCGCAGGGTCTCGTTGAAATTGTCGAGCTGCTCGAGACGAGCCTTGTTGAGGTAATCGTAATAGGTGATGGTGCGGCTGAATTTTTCCGGATTCTGCTGGTTGAGCAGCAGCTTGAGGTATTCCTGTCGACCGTTCTGGTAGGCGGCGCGGGCCTGCAGGCCAATCAGTCGCTGCTGCTCCAGGCGGGCGCCCTCGAGGGTGGTCTTCTCGTCGTTCAGGCGTTCCAGCTCCGCCTCGCTGCGGTCGATTTCCTGCTGCAGAGTATCGACCTGCTTTTCCAGCTGGCCCAGTTCGCTTTCGGTGGTCTTCAGCTGCTTCTGAACACCGGATTTCTCCTGCTCGATCTGCTTGAGCAGCTTCTGCAGTTCGGCAACGTCCTGGCGAGCGGCTTCGATCTGCTGCCGCGCTGCAGCACGTTCGTCCGCTACGGCGGGGCCGAGCAGGCAGAGGAAGGCGAGGGCGAGAAAAGTACGAGGCATTGGAGGGCGTCAACCGAGCGTTATGACCGGCGTAGTATGCCTAAAAAGCAAGCTTGAAGCTTGAAGCCTGTAGCGGGAAGCGGCGGCTGACGCCATCCGCTTCCCGCCTTGCGCGATCAGTTCAGCTCGATGATCGAGCGGCCGGTCATCTCGGACGGTACCGGCATGCCGAGCAGGGTCAACATGGTCGGTGCAACATCGGCCAGCACGCCGCCTGCGCGGATGGAGACGTTGCGCTTGCCGATATAGACGAAAGGCACCGGCTCGCAGGTATGCGCGGTGTGTGCCTGGCCGGTCATGACGTCTTCCATCTGCTCGACGTTGCCGTGGTCGGCGGTCAGCAGCGCTTCGCCACCAACCTTGTCGAGCGCCTCGACGATCCGTCCTACGCAGCTATCCAGGCACTCCACCGCCTTGACTGCGGCATCGAACACGCCGGTATGGCCGACCATGTCGCCGTTGGCGTAGTTGACCACGATGACGTCGTAGCGCTGGTTCTCGATGGCATCGACTATGCGGTCGGTGACCTCGGGCGCGCTCATTTCCGGCTTGAGATCGTAGGTGGCGACCTGTGGCGACGGAATCAGAATGCGCTCCTCGCCGGGGAACGGCTCTTCGCGACCGCCGGAAAAGAAGAAGGTGACGTGGGCGTATTTCTCGGTTTCAGCGATACGCAGCTGGGTCTTGCCGTTGTTGGCCAGATACTCGCCCAGTACGTTGGTCAGCGCTTCCGGGGCGAAGGCTGATGGCGCGGGGATGCTTGCGGCGTACTGGGTGAGCATGACGAACTCGGCCAGTTGCGGCGCCCGGGCCCGCTCGAATTCCTTGAATCCGGGTTCGACGAAGCAGCGGGTCAATTCGCGGGCGCGGTCGGCGCGGAAGTTCATGAACACCACGGCATCGCCATCTTCGACACGCACCGGCTCGCCGATGGTGGTCGCCTTGACGAATTCGTCGCTTTCGCCGCGCTCATAGGCAGCGATCAGGCCATCCACTGCGTAGTCGGAGCGGTATTCGGCCTTGCCGTCGACGATCAGCTCGTAGGCCTGCTGCACACGGTCCCAGCGATTGTCGCGGTCCATGGCGAAGTAGCGGCCGATGAGGCTGGCGATGCGGCCCTTGCCCAGGCGGGTGAAGGTGCCCTGGAGCAGTTCGATGGAATGCTGTGCGCTCTTCGGTGGGGTGTCGCGGCCGTCAAGGAAGGCATGCAGGTAGATCTTCTCGGCGCCGCGCTGGGCGGCCAGTTCGGCCATCGCGACCAGGTGATCCTGGTGGCTGTGCACGCCGCCGTCGGAGAGCAGGCCGAGGATGTGCACTGCCTTGCCGGCAGCCGCGGACTTGTCGACGGCGGCGCAGATAGTCGGGTTGGCGAAAAACTCGCCGTCGCGGATCGCCTTGGTCACTCGGGTGAAGTCCTGATACACCACCCGACCGGCACCGAGGTTCATGTGCCCGACCTCGGAATTGCCCATCTGCCCATCCGGCAGGCCTACGTCCATGCCGCTACCGGAGATCAGTCCGTGTGGCTGGCGGGCCAGCAGGCTGTCATAGACCGGCTTGTGCGCGGCATGAATGGCGTTGAACTCGGGGTTTTCGCTGTGCCCGAAGCCATCGAGAATGATCAGTACCAGGGGTTTGGGCGCGGCGGTAGGGGCGACGGGCATGCTTTCGGGCTCCTTGCACGGGGGCGGAAAAGGGCGGCCAGTCTACTGGCTGGCCGGGGCGAGGTCACGAATCATCAGGGTTCAGCCGGTCGGAGGGGCTGTGTATACTGGCCCGCATTTTATCGTCCGGGTACCCGTTGATGCTCGCTAACCTGATTGAATTTGTCTCTAACCACTATGTACTCAGCAGCCTGTTCGTGGTGCTGTTGATCCTTCTGTTCATCACCGAGACACGCAAGGGTGGCAAGAGCCTGAGCAATCGCGAACTGACCGCACTGGTCAATAGTGGTGAGGGCGTGGTGTTGGACGTGCGCGTCAAGAAGGAGTTCGACGCCGGCCATATCGTCGATGCATTGAACATTCCCTACGAGAAGCTGGTCAGCCGCACAGGCGAGCTGGAAAAGCACAAGGCCAAGACCATCATCGTGGTCGACGCCATGGGGCAGCACGCCGGAACGGCCTGCCGTGAGCTGCAGAAGGCAGGCTTCACCGCCGCCAAGTTGTCGGGAGGGATTTCCAGCTGGCGCGGCGACAATCTGCCAGTGGTCAAGTAATCATGCCCAACGTCGTCATCTATACCACCGCCTGGTGCCCGTTCTGTATTCGTGCCAAGGCGCTGCTCGATCGCAAGGGTGTCACCTACGAGGAAATCCCCGTGGATGGCAACCCGTCCCTGCGCGCCGAAATGGCCAGCAAGGCGGGGCGTACCTCGGTGCCGCAGATATGGATCGGCGACCAGCACGTCGGTGGCTGCGATGAGCTGCACGCTCTAGAGCGCGCCGGACGTCTCGACCCGTTGCTGAAGGCTTGAGCACCGGCGGGTCCGCAAACATCAATAACGACACGCACAACTGGATAGAAGGTTGCAGAAATGACCGAACAAGCTAACAACGGCGGCGCAGCATCGCAGGCCGAACAGGGCGCACAATTCTCGCTACAGCGCATCTACGTCCGTGACCTGTCCTTCGAAGCGCCGAAAAGCCCGGAAATTTTCCGTCAGGAATGGAATCCGAGTGTCGCGCTGGACCTGAACACGAAGCAGAAGGCGCTTGAGGGCGACTTCCATGAAGTTGTGCTGACCCTCTCGGTTACTGTGAAAACCGGCGAAGAAGTAGCCTTCATCGCAGAAGTGCAGCAGGCAGGGATCTTCCTGATCAAGGGGCTCGAAGCCGCCGCGATGAGCCATACGCTTGGCGCGTTCTGCCCGAACATCCTCTTCCCGTACGCCCGTGAGGCGCTGGACAGCCTGGTGACCCGTGGTTCCTTCCCGGCGCTGATGCTGGCTCCGGTGAACTTCGACGCACTCTACGCCCAGGAAATGACGCGTATGCAGAGCGCCGGCGAAGCACCTGCCACCGCTCACTGATCCATACGGATCGTGCAGGAAGCGTCTGACGCTTCCTGCACACCCCCGGCGGCTGCGCGTTAGCGCACCTGCACCACCAGCTTGCCGACCGCCTTACGCTGGCCCAGCGTGGCGATGGCCTTGCCAGTGTCCTGCAAGGCAAAGCGTTGCGATACCAGCGGCTTGAGCTTGCCTTCGGCATGCCAGGCGAACAGCTGGCGGAAGTTTGCCGCGTTGTCCTGCGGCTGACGTTGTGCGAACGCGCCCCAGAACACGCCGATCAGCGCGGCGCCCTTGAGTAGCGGCAAGTTGGCCGGCAACGCCGGGATATCCCCGCCGGCGGCAAATCCCACCACCAGCATGCGACCATTCCAGGCGATGCTGCGGAAGGCTTCCTCGAACAGTGTGCCGCCCACCGGGTCATAGATCACATCCACGCCCTGGCCACCGGTGAGTTCCTTAAGGCGCTCCTTCAGGCTGCCTTCGCTGTAATTGACCAGTTCGTCGGCTCCGGCATTCTTCGCCACGTCCAGCTTATCGGCGCTGGAGGCGGCCGCGATGACTCGAGCGCCCATGGCCTTGCCGATCTCCACGGCAGCCAGGCCGACACCGCCGGAAGCACCTAGCACCAGCAGCGTTTCTCCTGGCTGCAGATTGGCGCGCTGCGTGAGCGCATGCATGGAGGTGCCGTAGGTCATGCTGAAGGCCGCTGCAGTCTCGAAGTCCATGCTCGGCGGGATCGGCAGGGCATTGCTGCCTGCGACGGCCACCTGCTCGGCGAAGCTGCCCCAGCCGGTCAGCGCCATGACCCGATCGCCGACCTTGAGGTGGCTGACCTTCTCACCAACCGCGGCAACTATGCCAGCCGCCTCGCCGCCGGGCGAGAACGGGAAGGGTGGCTTGAACTGGTACTTGCCCTCGATCATCAGCGTGTCGGGGAAATTCACCCCGGCGGCATGCACGTCGAGCAGGATCTCGCTCGGTTTGATCTGAGGGGAGGGGGCATCCTCGAGAACCAGACTTTCGGGTGGACCGAAGCTTTTGCACAGAACGGCTTTCATCGCTTTTTCCTTGTTTGACTGGTCGGGCGCTTGGCCGCCCGAGATGGATGGCTCGACTGCTCAGGACTATCCAGTCTAGGAGCGTTGTTCAGAGAGGCAATCAGCATCGTCCGCTGTAATGGCGGCGTATAAGTTGCGGCGGTTGCGCGATAGGCTTGGGTGCGTTGCGGCTACTGGTTATGCTGGCGCAGATTTCCCCTGGAGTGCTGTCCGTGAAGTATCTGATTACCCTGTTGTTCGGCCTCGCGCTTGTCGGGCCAGCCGTTGCGCAAGACTCGGCTGAAGAGGCGGCACCGCAAGCGCTCTACTACGCACTGGTACCGGCCATGGTCGGCAACTATGGTGCGGGCGAGCGCCTCAAGTACTACAAGGCAGATGTGGCGCTGCGCATCTCCAGCAAAGAGGTGGAAGACCGCGTCAAGCATCACGAGCCGCTGATTCGTCATCAGCTGGTGATGCTGTTCTCCGAGCAGACCGACGAAACGTTAAGCGGCCCGGAAGCCAAGGAGCAGCTCCGCCAGGAAGCGTTGAGGCAGGTGCGCGAGGTGCTCGAACAGGAAGAGGGCAAGCCGCTGGTCGATGATCTGCTGTTCAACAATCTGATCATCCAGTAAATCAGTCGCTTGCTCAGCGCATCGCCAGTACCGCCTGCCACTCGTCTTCGTTGACAGGCATTACCGAGAGACGGCTGCCTTTCTTCACCAGCGCCAGCTCCTGCAGGGCTGGCTCAGCTTTCAGGCGGGCCAGCTTCAAGGGCAACATGAAGGCTTCAACGAACTCCACATCGACCGCGCTCCACGGATTGGCTTCGTCGCGAGCCTTGGCATCGTGATAAGGACTGGCAGGGTCGAGCGCAGTAGGATCGGGGTAGGCGCTGCGACTGATTCTGCCAATTCCGGCAATGCCGGGTTCGGCGCAACTGGAGTGGTAGAAGAAGAACTGGTCGCC
This region includes:
- a CDS encoding murein hydrolase activator EnvC family protein; protein product: MPRTFLALAFLCLLGPAVADERAAARQQIEAARQDVAELQKLLKQIEQEKSGVQKQLKTTESELGQLEKQVDTLQQEIDRSEAELERLNDEKTTLEGARLEQQRLIGLQARAAYQNGRQEYLKLLLNQQNPEKFSRTITYYDYLNKARLEQLDNFNETLRQLANVEADIATQQSLLAEKKDGLLERRNQLAEVRKERQQTLAKLNSDLSSREQKLQARRQEQAQFERVLKTIEATLARQAREAEEARQRALLAERQREQQRQAAGAAPAPSGPTVSSAGGNFGGPFSQAKGKLPWPVDGRLVARYGTPRGGDARTKWDGVLIGASVGTQVRAVHGGRVVFADWLRGAGLLVILDHGNGYLSLYGHNQSLLRDAGDIVKAGDPIATVGTSGGQETAALYFAIRQQGRPSDPAQWCRAQG
- the gpmI gene encoding 2,3-bisphosphoglycerate-independent phosphoglycerate mutase encodes the protein MPVAPTAAPKPLVLIILDGFGHSENPEFNAIHAAHKPVYDSLLARQPHGLISGSGMDVGLPDGQMGNSEVGHMNLGAGRVVYQDFTRVTKAIRDGEFFANPTICAAVDKSAAAGKAVHILGLLSDGGVHSHQDHLVAMAELAAQRGAEKIYLHAFLDGRDTPPKSAQHSIELLQGTFTRLGKGRIASLIGRYFAMDRDNRWDRVQQAYELIVDGKAEYRSDYAVDGLIAAYERGESDEFVKATTIGEPVRVEDGDAVVFMNFRADRARELTRCFVEPGFKEFERARAPQLAEFVMLTQYAASIPAPSAFAPEALTNVLGEYLANNGKTQLRIAETEKYAHVTFFFSGGREEPFPGEERILIPSPQVATYDLKPEMSAPEVTDRIVDAIENQRYDVIVVNYANGDMVGHTGVFDAAVKAVECLDSCVGRIVEALDKVGGEALLTADHGNVEQMEDVMTGQAHTAHTCEPVPFVYIGKRNVSIRAGGVLADVAPTMLTLLGMPVPSEMTGRSIIELN
- a CDS encoding rhodanese-like domain-containing protein, coding for MLANLIEFVSNHYVLSSLFVVLLILLFITETRKGGKSLSNRELTALVNSGEGVVLDVRVKKEFDAGHIVDALNIPYEKLVSRTGELEKHKAKTIIVVDAMGQHAGTACRELQKAGFTAAKLSGGISSWRGDNLPVVK
- the grxC gene encoding glutaredoxin 3 gives rise to the protein MPNVVIYTTAWCPFCIRAKALLDRKGVTYEEIPVDGNPSLRAEMASKAGRTSVPQIWIGDQHVGGCDELHALERAGRLDPLLKA
- the secB gene encoding protein-export chaperone SecB, with the translated sequence MTEQANNGGAASQAEQGAQFSLQRIYVRDLSFEAPKSPEIFRQEWNPSVALDLNTKQKALEGDFHEVVLTLSVTVKTGEEVAFIAEVQQAGIFLIKGLEAAAMSHTLGAFCPNILFPYAREALDSLVTRGSFPALMLAPVNFDALYAQEMTRMQSAGEAPATAH
- a CDS encoding NADPH:quinone oxidoreductase family protein is translated as MKAVLCKSFGPPESLVLEDAPSPQIKPSEILLDVHAAGVNFPDTLMIEGKYQFKPPFPFSPGGEAAGIVAAVGEKVSHLKVGDRVMALTGWGSFAEQVAVAGSNALPIPPSMDFETAAAFSMTYGTSMHALTQRANLQPGETLLVLGASGGVGLAAVEIGKAMGARVIAAASSADKLDVAKNAGADELVNYSEGSLKERLKELTGGQGVDVIYDPVGGTLFEEAFRSIAWNGRMLVVGFAAGGDIPALPANLPLLKGAALIGVFWGAFAQRQPQDNAANFRQLFAWHAEGKLKPLVSQRFALQDTGKAIATLGQRKAVGKLVVQVR
- a CDS encoding flagellar basal body-associated protein FliL, which codes for MLFGLALVGPAVAQDSAEEAAPQALYYALVPAMVGNYGAGERLKYYKADVALRISSKEVEDRVKHHEPLIRHQLVMLFSEQTDETLSGPEAKEQLRQEALRQVREVLEQEEGKPLVDDLLFNNLIIQ
- a CDS encoding EVE domain-containing protein, translated to MPYWLMKSEPDEFSILDLKKRGHGRWDGVRNYQARNFLRQMKEGDQFFFYHSSCAEPGIAGIGRISRSAYPDPTALDPASPYHDAKARDEANPWSAVDVEFVEAFMLPLKLARLKAEPALQELALVKKGSRLSVMPVNEDEWQAVLAMR